The Tolypothrix sp. NIES-4075 genome segment TTTGTAGGCTAACTGACCTAAAGCGAGGTCGAGTATGCTAGCCCTGTCAAGGTGACTTTTTGGCAGTTGCCAAAAGTTTGGCAGTGGAGACATGTGGATGTTGAGGGTCATACTTTGCAGGGTCTTTCTTCTTCTTTGGCTCACGGGTGTGTTTGAGAAAAGACTTCAAACGAACCCGCGAGGCTAAATCTTGAAGAATCGAAGCAAATTGTTCGAGTTCAAAATCAGCAAAAATACTCCAACACTCTGGAGCGATCGCAATCATCATTGCTCGATAAGTACCTTGTATTTCGTCAACTATGTAGTAGTCAGAAAGTCCGGCATCAGTTTTTCCGACACCATGCACGCTTGCTAAAACCCCACGGACGGTTGCCAAAATGTTGTGTGACTTGAAGAAGATTCTGGACAGGTTGTCCAACTTTACCTTCCAAAAATAGATGTCCAACTTTACCTTCCAAAGATGTTGAAAAAATAACATGAAAAAAACTAAAGGAAAAGTTGACTTGGAGTAATATTAAAACAACGGACAATTTCAGAGAGAAAATGCAAAGAAATGCCAGGTCTGTAAGTATGATTACAGCGTTGAGGATGAGAAATTAAGTGGGATCTAATCCAAAAGGAAAAAGAAAGGTCTTTTAACCCTTCTTCATCAAGATGCACGCAACGTTCATGGAGGTACAAATAAACATCCTGAATCTGAGGTCGTTTTGATAAATAAGGTGTAATCGCAATTAACTCTTGTAAGCAAGAGATGTTTCGTTGATAGCTTTCCAAATATTCTACCGAACTAAAATAAGTAGCCAAATTAAGGGGAGGCTTTCTTTGACCTAACCATTCTCCACAATGAAAACAATAGCCTGGTTGGCAAAAATTTAACATTCTTTGATGGCAATAGGGGCAAGTATTCTCTAATAAAATGCGATGTTGAGGACAAAACTTAACATTTTAAATTAACCAGAGCAAAGGAATATAAATAACTTCTCCTTGCTCTCGCCAGACTTGATAACAATAGGGACACCAAGCACAAGAATGTTTTAAAAGTGGCTCTACTGAATCAAGGATTTTCAACCAACTCACTAAAGTTAAAGAGCATAAATCTTGACGAGATGTTAACTGTTCTATAGCCGAAACAATGACTGGAGTAATAGATTGAAGTCCATTGATAACTGATAAATTAGAAGAAGTTGTTTTGTTCGTTAAAAATATCTGTTTAATGGAAGTTTTTTTAGTATCTTTCTGCAATAAATATTCCTCATGTTGAATCAAGGGAACGAGCTCATAGGTATAAAGTTGCCAAGGTCGAAGGCAATGCTGTTGTGCTAATCTTTGCAGATAGCTACTTAAACTCTCAGTATCAGGAGTTCCTAAACCTATTGGTTGCAGAGGATAAAGGTGGCTTCTTTTAGGTAAAAATGAAATCGTTAAATTCCAAGAATCATAAGGAATGAAAAAAGTCTGTTTCTTTCTCCTCCTTTTCTGACTCCTCCTTGTTTAAGGGATAACGGCGAGGAGAAGTTTGTGCAATCTGCTTTTTCGTATTTTTTTGCGAAGCTCGCTCTTTCCCAGAATCTTCTGTCCGGCAGACTTCGCGCTCCTTCTTGCTTTGGCTGTATTTCTCCTGAGCAGCACCATGAGATGAGGGGATTAGTTTCAAGTCTCTTTGTAGTTTGAGTAAATCCTCTGATGACTCTTGTAGTTGTTGTTCACCTGTAGAAATAGATTTCAGCATTACCAAACATTGACGGACTCCCAAAGCATGACGTTGTAAATCAGATAAAGTAATAGTCCGAGCATTTCCATCACTATCTAAAACTTCCGAAAGGGTTACAGAAAGCCAATCTTTAAGAATACCTACACAACCTAAACTCCTCTCATAAAGAAATTCCCAATTAGATAATAAATCTGGCTGTTGAGGTAAAGGAAGATATTGACTAAAAGTTTGCACCACACTTTTAAACGCTTTAGCCTCTTGCGAATTATCAGCATGATACCGTTGAAAATGAATGGTTTTACTACGTCGGCATAACTGATCTCCTAAATCAATTAAAGGTAATAAATCATAAGTACCAGTGGGAATAATCTTCACTTGAGTTAGATTGGCTAAAGATTTGAGAGTTTCGGGTTGATCTTTTAATTTCCGACCACTAGGTAACATAGCAAGATGATGGGCTTCATCAATATAAAAAGCATCGGGAGAACGATGAATTAAAGCCGATTCCACTGCACTCCGCCACTTTGAGCAAGATTGCCCATAATTAATCTTTTTCTCGATTAAAGGTTCATTTAACATTTTTAACAGACGGATATAAAAATCTTTCCAATCAAACTGACTAAATTCTGGAGCTTTAGCTTCTAAACCAATTACAGGGACTTTACCCTGATTGTGCTTTAATTCAGGTAAGGCTTTCTCGGTTAGTTTTTGCTCTAAACGGCGCAGTAATGTGGTTTTCCCTACTCCGGTTGCTCCAACCACGAAAATTAAGGAAATCCCCGGTGCTTGATAAACCGATTGCATGACCTCATTGAAAGCCTGAATTAGATGAGGATGAGCCATTGTATAATTAACAAAGAATGTTACTCTCTCAGATATAGGGGCTTGTAATAATTCTTGAGGATAGGCTGATTGTTCCATCCGTTAAAATTCTCCGTAAGATTCAAGAGTTTCATCATTATCAGCGTTATTTGGTAAGACTTCTGAATGATTTTCTATCTCATTAAAGTGAGTCACTTGAAGACTATTTTGAGAAAGTTGTTTCCCTTCAATCAGATTAAGTACCGTTTGATTTTCTAACGCTTGTAAGCGTTGTTTAAGCAATTTTTCCTCGACTTGATAAGCCCCTTGTAAATACTCCATCAATTCAGTATTAGACCTCACCGTCGCTTGACCTTGATGCCTTTTGCGTTGCCGTAAATCAGTACTAATAACTTGTAGTTCTTTTTCCGTGCGCCCTTGGAGATAGGGATAATGATTTGAGGTACACTCATGCCAAAGCCCTTTAACATAGCAATAGGCAACACTAACATTGAATGGGTCAATTTTGACCTCAACTGCTGTTTTCTCCACTTCTGGATTGCGAAAAGCTTGACACCAGTAATAAATATGGTTCACCTTCACTCCCCTTCCGGGCTGTACGATTCGGGTATCGCCACTATGGGGGGAAGGTAAGGTTAAAATTAAAAAGGTTTGGTCATATTCCAAACGACGACTTTCTCGAATCCCTCCTAATTGAATCCCAGTTTCATAAGCTTGAAATGGAGAAAGTCCTAAACTTGAATTGAGTCGGTTATCATAAATCGAATAAGCCCATGTTTCTAATGATTGATAAAGCTCACCAATTGTCCAAACGGCTTGATGAATAGGGTTAACAGACTTGGTTACTTGTCTGTTGTTTTTGAGAATTTGGGTATTTCCTTGTAATTCATGTAACCATAACGTGTTAGTTGTGCCAAATACTCTTTCCACGGGACTTCCATAACGAGGTTCTCCTGAAGGGCGGTATTTGTGGTGACATTTGTAATAAGCCAAAAGTTGTTTAAAATAGACGCTATGAAATTCTTTTCCATTATCGGTAATTATGGTTTGAGGTAATCGACCAAACCTTTTGACACAAATCCGAATTACCATTAAACAACTACGGTAACTGGGTGGTTCAAAGGAAAGATAGAGCGCTAAAATCCTTTTACTATAACCATCTACTAGAAAAGTTGCCCAACAACGACCTAGACTCAGTTGTTCGCTGGAAATAGCACTACTAATATTGCAAGTTGCCAGGGAAATTAAGGAACTAACGCTTGTTAATATCTAAGCAAGTATGGTCAATGTGAGCATTTTCCCAAGGTAATTCTCCATCTTTAGGCATTCCATTGGTTGAATGAAAGGGTTTAGTTTGTTTGGCTATTTTTGAGCCTTGACGAGCTTGGGTAAGTTGATAGTTTTTTTGTCGTTTAATCTGCTCACGAAATGTTCTTTCCGAGGGTGGTTTAAAGGGTGGTTGTTGTTGACTACAAGCTAATTTAAATTCTCGATAGACTCCACTAACTCGTCTATTCTTGGCAGTATAGTAATGTTTTTCAATAAATTCTGCCATAAAATCTAAGAGTGCTGGTTCTAGTTTTTGATGATGACCTTTATCTAAATGTTTGGGCAGTAAGCCTACATAACCATGATTTTCTCCATATAGTTTTTGTGCTTGCTGATATTGTTGACGCCAATGACGAATACTGCGACTGGCTTTGGTAATAGGTAGAGAATTTTCTTCTAAGTATGATTTTATGGCTTCATAGCGAGCATTAGCGGTTTCTAAATCTTGAGGACGTGCTTTGAGCAGGAGTTGTTGAACTTCCTCGTTACTCTGACTTGAGGAATCTTTTGTTAGCTCTGATAATCCCATTTTTTCAGAGATTTCGGCTTGTTCTATTGTGGAAAAAATATGAACGCGGTCGGGTTCGGCTAAGGGGGCAGTATTAAAGTTGATAAAGAGCTTTTTCGAGGCAATTAAACTATTGATTTCATCAGGACTAATTCCATTTATGGTTAGTAATAATTTGCTATAAGTTATTCCGGGGATTTCTTTGACTAGAGATAATATTGTTTGGTTAAGGCTCTTGTTTTCGTCTAACTCTTTTTCTTGAAAATAGGGTTCTAACCATTGATAATTTCTCAACCGTATTGTATTTTGTTCAATATCTGTTCTGACCCGATAGTTAAGTCCGTATTTTTGGGCATATTCCTCTCCTGGTGGACAAAACCAATTTCCGTTTTCATCTTGGACGTAGCGGTTGGGTTGGTGTTGTGCTTTTTTGATTAATTCACTAATTGGTTTAAATTCTTCCCATCCAGCCCAGTTTACTTCGATTACGAAAAAATCAGGAGTATGCATTGTACGAACTTGGCGATCGCTTTTTGAAAAGTAATTTAATTCCAAGGGTGGCGGTTGGTCGTAATATTCTAAAACTTCTCGGTTATGCTCTAATTGGTCAATAATATGTGCTAACTCGCCTCGATGAGATTCAAACTGAATGGTTTGACCCATTTTTTCACTACAATAATTCCCACAAACATTGCCATAATTCCCTTGTACTTTGCGAGATGGTGGTACTTGGCGAATCTGAGCTATAAGAGAGCGGGTATTTTGGGCAAGTCTGAGTTGACTACACCATTGGTCAAACTCTTCTTCTGTGAGCATTGATTGGTTAGAGTTTGGTTCTTGTTTTTAGTTTATCGGACTTGTGTCCATTTTCTTCTGACATTTTGGGATTATGTCCATTTTCTTTTTCCAAAATTCCGCTTGCTGTATTAATTTCTTAACGAAGTCATAAGTATTTCAGCTTACGGTCTGTCCAATTTCTTCTGACAAACTTGGTCAGAATCTTCTTCAAGTCACAGTTTACTTTGATACTTTATTAGCACGCTACCACTGCATCAAAAAGACTCGTCCTGGTGGTAAACCCCGTTTTGGCTCAGTAGTTGAGCGATTATTTGGCACAACCAATACAGAATTTATCTTTAATTTACTGGGCAACACCCAAGCCAGTAAACAACCGCGTCAATTGACCAAAGTTGTTGACCCCAAACAACTTGCCGTTTGGACATTAGCAGATTTATATACCTACCTGACCCAGTGGGCATACACTATTTATGACACGAGCGTACATGATTCCTTGGGTGAGACACCATTACAAGTTTATACCGACGCTATCGCTGCCACTGGGGAGAGGGAACACCGACGCATTGCATACAACGAAGACTTCCTCATGGCAACACGCCCTAGCACACCCAAAGGCAATGCTAAAGTCCAGCCAGGTCAGGGAATTAAAGTCAATTATCTTTATTACTGGAACGATGCTTTCCGCAATCCGGTTGTCGAAAAAACTAAAGTCAGTGTGCGCTATGACCCTTTTGATATGGGTGTAGCTTATGCGTATCTGGAGGGAAGATGGGTCAAATGTATCTCCCAGTATTACAGCACCTTTGCCGGACGCACGGAGAAAGAAGTGCTGTTAGCAGCCCAAGAAATTAGACAGCAAGATAAGCGTAATGCTGTGAGTACAAATATCTCTGCCAAACGCCTTGCTGACTTCATCGCGGCGGTGCAAGAACATGAAACCTTACTCATGCAACGATTGCGGGATTTAGAAGCGGTTGGGGTGCTGGAGAATGTAACACCCAATACCGAAGGTGTACCCCAGTTCCCAAGAGTCAACACTCTTGAGCCAGAGATGGAAGCACACAGTCAAGATGACGAACCATTGCCACCACTGCAAAACAACGTTGAACTGTTGGATCTCACACAACTGCCGATATTGGGGGAATACCGTTAATGGACAACTTTTTAACCGACAATCAAAACGGCGAAATACAGTCGAAACTTACCCAGTTTAAGGAGTATGCAGTTTTACATCCCCAGTTAGAACGGGTAGATATGTTGTTGATGCGTGCAATTCGAGAACCCGCCGGATTTGCTCATGTGTTGGTGTATGGGCCAAGCGGTGTGGGTAAAACAACGATGATTCGGCAGATTGCTAAACGGTTAAATGAGAATGTACCCGAACTGTTACCGGGTGTATCCAATTCCTTAAGCTATCGTAACGGCAGTCAACCCCCAATACCGTTATTGCTATTAGAAACACGACCACCGGACGGTGGGGTATTTAATCGGGCAGATTACTACCGCACTGCACTAAAACTTTTGGGAGAACCATTCTATGAGCGGCGGATGCTGATAGATATTGATGCGGAGCAGACCTGGGAGAAGAAAGGACGCTCCCGGACTAAAACAGCACAGTTTAATGATTCGCCTGAACTGCGCCACGCATTAGAAGAAGCGATGACCAAACGTGGAGTGCGGGCGGTGATTTTGGATGAAGCACAGCACTTAATGAAGATTGGGACTGGTGCAAGTGCTGGTAAACTTTTAGACCAGTTGGACTGGATTAAGTCCATGACCAATGTTACGGGAGTGCTACACATTCTGATTGGGACTTACGAACTGCTCAATTTCCGCAATTTAAGTGGTCAAGCATCCCGGCGGGGACTGGATATCCATTTTTCGCGTTATTTGTATCAAAAAGAACAAGATCGTCAGGATTTTCAAGCAGCATTATTGGCACTGCTGATGCAAGTACCTCTGAATGTTGATGTTAAAGAGCTAATGCAGCATTGGCTTTATTTTTATGAGCGTTCCATTGGTTGTGTTGGGGTACTCAAGGACTGGCTTATCCGGGCTGTGGCGGCGGCATTGCATGATGGTCACGATACTTTGAGTTTAGAACGACTGCATGAACATACCCTCACACTAGCCCAATGTGAACGTATGGCTTTGGATACCACTGAGGGTGAACAAAAACTCTCGTACATGGAAAGTCGCCGTGAACATTTGTGGCATTTGCTACAGATAGGTATGGGTTCGACCTCTGTACCAAAAGCGGCGGTGGATTTATCCCAGAGCGGGGCCAATACGGNNNNNNNNNNNNNNNNNNNNNNNNNAAGAACAATTGAACAAGCTTTAAGTTGGTTGATTGGCTTACAAAAGTATTCGCTTGGTGCTGATTCAGTCCAGCAGATTCTAAATTCTCCCTCTGGACGACGCGAACTGGCTGAATTAGTTAAGAAAGTTGAATTCCTTTCTGAAGATATTAGCCAGGGGATGGATTTCTTATTTTTATACTTTAATGAGAATGATATTATTGGACAATATCTGCCTCATAATCAAATTTCATTTACCGAACTGGCAACTTTTTTAAACCTAGCTCAATCTGACTTACCCGACTTACGCAAATGGTTGACATATAAAGAAATATATGGGCAACTAGAAAATCTAGGAGTCCAAGATTTCTTAGATGCTTTGCGCGATCGCAAACCTAATCCTATTGAGTGTGTACAAAATAGGCTGCGTGATATTAACTACCAGCCTCGTCAGGTTTTTGGATCTTTATTTAACCCAGAAATTTCTAGTGAAGCAGAGTTAACAACAATTGAACAAGCTTTGAGTTGGTTGATTGGTTTACAAAAATATTCGCTTAGTGCTGATTTAGTCCAGCATATTATAAATTTTCCTTCTAAACGGCGCGAACTGACTGACTTAGTGAAGAAACTTGAATTAATTCATCACAAAATTAGACAAGGATTAGATTTTATATTATCGCACTTTGATGAAAGTGATATCACAGATTCTTACTTACCTCGCAACCAAATTTCTTTTGTCGAACTAGAAAGCTTTTTAAACTTAGCTCAATCGGAACTACCTTACTTTCAAGAATGGCTGACCTATAAAGAAACTTACCACAAACTCGAAAATTTTGGGAATGATAAGTTCTTAGATACTTTGCGTGACAACCAAATTGAACCAAAACAGTGGTTTCCAGTTCTAGAAAAGCGAATTTATCAAATATGCCTTGATGCAATCCTTGCAAGAAAACCTGAGTTGAAAAACTTTAACTTTGAGGTACACGAACGACAAATTAAGGAATTTTCTCAACTCGATTATAACCAACTAGATGCTGCCAGAGAACGTTTAAAACAGCTTCATATGCAACGCTGGCAAAACTGGGAAAAGACCTCAGTCGCTCTAGCTGAGATATCAAATTTGAAAAGAGAAGCGAATAAAAAAAGCCGACATTTACCCATCCGTAAACTTCTTAACGACACACAAAAAGGGATACCAAATCTCGTCAAAGCTTTAAAGCCTTGCTGGATGATGAGTCCACTTTCAGTTACTCAATATATAAATCCATATGTAGTTCATTTTGATGTTCTCATCTTTGATGAAGCATCCCAGCTTCGCACAGAGGATGTTGTTCCTGCGATTATCCGTTCTAATCAAGTTATTGTGATTGGGGATAATAAACAGCTTCCTCCCACATCATTTTTTGCAACCAAAGATAACGAAGAAGAAGATATCGATAATCAAGATGATGCAAGCTATGAAAGCGTTTTAAATGAATGTTCAAAGTTTATGCTTGGACGCACCCTGAAATGGCACTACCGCAGTCAAGATGAACGTTTGATAGCTTTCTCCAACCGTCATTTTTATGACTCTCAGTTAGTTACATTTCCAAACCCAGTTCAAAATCCAGATTTGGGAGTATGGTTTAAGCATGTTCCTGATGGCGTTTACGATCGCGGTGAACGCAGAGATAATCGACGCGAGGCTCAAGTGGTTGCTCAGTTAGCGTTGGAGCATTTTCAAAGGTTTCCCGAACAATCCCTTGGTATAATTGCCTTTAGCGAGGCTCAAGCCGACGCAATTCGAGAGCAAATTGAGATTTTGGGCAAAGATTACCCCAATCTGGAGACGTTTTGCAGCGACAACTCACCGCAATTTTTTCTCAAAGCATTAGAAAACGTTCAGGGTGATGAGCGAGATGCTATCATACTCAGTGTTGGGTATGCTCGTGATTCTCAAGGTAAGCTTTCTCTCAACTTTGGTCCTTTAAATAAGCAAGGTGGAGAACGACGGCTGAATGTAGCTGTCACGCGAGCAAAAAGCAAAATTACACTGGTTTCTTCGATAGTCGCTGGTGACATTGATTTAACACGCGCCACAAGCAAAGGTGTAAAGTTACTGCGTGATTATTTGGAATACGCAGCAAGTGGTGGGGAACGACTACAAGGTAATTCTTACACAGATGCACTTAAGTTTGACTCGCCATTTGAAGAAGATGTTTATCATGCCTTAGTCGAGCAGGGATACATTATCCGCACCCAAGTTGGATGCTCAGGATACCGGATTGACCTTGGTGTAGTCAATAACAATCGCCCTGGTGAGTTTTTACTGGGGATTGAGTGTGATGGTGCATCATATCATAGTTCACCTACTGCAAGAGATCGCGATCGCCTTAGACAACAGGTGCTTGAAAGGCTAGGTTGGAAAATTCACCGCATTTGGTCAACAGACTGGTTTCGTAACAAACCTGTTCAAGTTCGTCTGTTGATAGAAAGAATCAAACAACTACAACAAATGAATAGCTAATTTTACTGACTAGAACGCAAAATTGTTAATCATTATAATTTTTATTAACATTCTTTGTGTTTAACCTTGGATTCCTTGATATAAAATACCTAAAATTTTATTTAATTCTTTAATATAATAATTATTCAAATCAACAAACAAATCAGCACCTTCCAGCTTCAAAAATTTCCAAATATCTCCTGTCGTCACCGCTCCATAAATAGTTTTAATTTCATTTTCCTCCTGCTGGTTAAATATCTGTGCTGCCAACATTGCCGCCATACATTGACCTAATCCACCTTTAATGTTTTCATTTTTTGCCTCGACAATAATCATTACAGGTGCATTAATTGTTAACTGTTCTTTAGAGCGGCTGATAACAAAATCACAATAACCATTTAATCCCTTCTCGGCATCAACATTAAAATCTGTCCCCGAAAATAAGCTAATCTGATAATTAGCCTTACGCCTTACCTCCAACAAAATCGGCGTAATAATCATTTCGGAACGAGCTTTTTCTGTATTAATAGCCAAGGCTAAATCGGTAGTTTCTTCTAAAGTAGTTGTTAGTTGAGTGCTTATTTCTCTAGGTTCAATGTTAGCGAATAAATCATTGTTTTCATCAATATGAATATTGAATTGTTTTTTAAATTTACTTAAGGTAAAGTCACTATAAGTCATTCTCCCTCATTCTTATTTGCTGTGGTTGCTATTATTAGTTTAAAACGATCTAAACAAACTGCTCTGCTTTTTGGGGGTGAATCGCACCTGACACCATCCCTAAATATACAGTCGTTTGTTGCCGAGTGAAGGCGATCGCCATAATCTTTGTAGGTTGCGTTGTCGCTCTTCGCAACGCACGATCATTAGATAGAAAAATTCTGGATAACCACTTCAAATTAAGTAATTAGACGGAAAGCTTCTGTAATGTTGTCGAGTTAGGGTAAGCCGAATAGCCCGTCGTAGGGATGTCTACGACAAATTACTTCGGGAGCATTTCACACAGAATCTCTGGACAACTCTACAACAAAGGTAAAATAGAAGCAATTCCCTATTATTGAAAACGTCATACGAGGAAAAGCAGTGCAAAACTATGGCGTACAGCGACTTTACTCTAGAAAAAGCTGCGGCTGTTTTGGGAATCACCACCCAAGAAGCCGATCTGTTTCCCAAGCTTGTACCTCTTTCTATTCCTTCGTGGTTAAATGAAACTTTAGGAAAACGAACTCAGTTATCTCTAATTAGTGAAAAGGCTCGCAGCGAATTTATTATTGTACCGATTTTACTAGCCTGTCGCGATCTCAGCCAAGATAGCTTGGCTATTTTTTCTGGACAAAGACTTGATGTCGATCCTGCACAGGGCTTGATTGGGGAATGTGATTTTATTTTAGCAATAGCTCCACCTTTACCACCGTTGCGATCGCCAATTCTCACTGTAGTGGAAGCGAAGAAAAATGATGTTGAAGCTGGGTTAGGACAGTGCATCGCACAAATGGTGGCAGCGGATTTATTCAATCGTTCATCTGGACAAGCAGAAATACCCGTGTATGGATGTGTGACAACAGGAGAAGTATGGCAGTTTCTGCAACTTTCGCAAAAAGTGGCTTTGCTTGATAAGCAAAGATATTACTTGGATAACGTAGGAGCTATTTTGGCAATTGTACAGGCAATTGTTCAGCAATTTAGTAGTTAATTTGGGTAACACTTTGTTCTCGCAAGTCGATAAATCTACTTTTGAGTTGAAGCGTTGCAAGTAGCCCTAAGGAGGCATCGCACTATCTGTGTAAATTAGTTTTATTAACGCGCAATCATCGGGATTTCAGTAAGATACCCGGATTGTTAATTGAAGTAGTAATANNNNNNNNNNNNNNNNNNNNNNNNNNNNNNNNNNNNNNNNNNNNNNNNNNNNNNNNNNNNNNNNNNNNNNNNNNNNNNNNNNNNNNNNNNNNNNNNNNNNNNNNNNNNNNNNNNNNNNNNNNNNNNNNNNNNNNNNNNNNNNNNNNNNNNNNNNNNNNNNNNNNNNNNNNNNNNNNNNNNNNNNNNNNNNNNNNNNNNNNNNNNNNNNNNNNNNNNNNNNNNNNNNNNNNNNNNNNNNNNNNNNNNNNNNNNNNNNNNNNNNNNNNNNNNNNNNNNNNNNNNNNNNNNNNNNNNNNNNNNNNNNNNNNNNNNNNNNNNNNNNNNNNNNNNNNNNNNNNNNNNNNNNNNNNNNNNNNNNNNNNNNNNNNNNNNNNNNNNNNNNNNNNNNNNNNNNNNNNNNNNNNNNNNNNNNNNNNNNNNNNNNNNNNNNNNNNNNNNNNNNNNNNNNNNNNNNNNNNNNNNNNNNNNNNNNNNNNNNNNNNNNNNNNNNNNNNNNNNNNNNNNNNNNNNNNNNNNNNNNNNNNNNNNNNNNNNNNNNNNNNNNNNNNNNNNNNNNNNNNNNNNNNNNNNNNNNNNNNNNNNNNNNNNNNNNNNNNNNNNNNNNNNNNNNNNNNNNNNNNNNNNNNNNNNNNNNNNNNNNNNNNNNNNNNNNNNNNNNNNNNNNNNNNNNNNNNNNNNNNNNNNNNNNNNNNNNNNNNNNNNNNNNNNNNNNNNNNNNNNNNNNNNNNNNNNNNNNNNNNNNNNNNNNNNNNNNNNNNNNNNNNNNNNNNNNNNNNNNNNNNNNNNNNNNNNNNNNNNNNNNNNNNNNNNNNNNNNNNNNNNNNNNNNNNNNNNNNNNNNNNNNNNNNNNNNNNNNNNNNNNNNNNNNNNNNNNNNNNNNNNNNNNNNNNNNNNNNNNNNNNNNNNNNNNNNNNNNNNNNNNNNNNNNNNNNNNNNNNNNNNNNNNNNNNNNNNNNNNNNNNNNNNNNNNNNNNNNNNNNNNNNNNNNNNNNNNNNNNNNNNNNNNNNNNNNNNNNNNNNNNNNNNNNNNNNNNNNNNNNNNNNNNNNNNNNNNNNNNNNNNNNNNNNNNNNNNNNNNNNNNNNNNNNNNNNNNNNNNNNNNNNNNNNNNNNNNNNNNNNNNNNNNNNNNNNNNNNNNNNNNNNNNNNNNNNNNNNNNNNNNNNNNNNNNNNNNNNNNNNNNNNNNNNNNNNNNNNNNNNNNNNNNNNNNNNNNNNNNNNNNNNNNNNNNNNNNNNNNNNNNNNNNNNNNNNNNNNNNNNNNNNNNNNNNNNNNNNNNNNNNNNNNNNNNNNNNNNNNNNNNNNNNNNNNNNNNNNNNNNNNNNNNNNNNNNNNNNNNNNNNNNNNNNNNNNNNNNNNNNNNNNNNNNNNNNNNNNNNNNNNNNNNNNNNNNNNNNNNNNNNNNNNNNNNNNNNNNNNNNNNNNNNNNNNNNNNNNNNNNNNNNNNNNNNNNNNNNNNNNNNNNNNNNNNNNNNNNNNNNNNNNNNNNNNNNNNNNNNNNNNNNNNNNNNNNNNNNNNNNNNNNNNNNNNNNNNNNNNNNNNNNNNNNNNNNNNNNNNNNNNNNNNNNNNNNNNNNNNNNNNNNNNNNNNNNNNNNNNNNNNNNNNNNNNNNNNNNNNNNNNNNNNNNNNNNNNNNNNNNNNNNNNNNNNNNNNNNNNNNNNNNNNNNNNNNNNNNNNNNNNNNNNNNNNNNNNNNNNNNNNNNNNNNNNNNNNNNNNNNNNNNNNNNNNNNNNNNNNNNN includes the following:
- a CDS encoding AAA domain-containing protein, which translates into the protein RTIEQALSWLIGLQKYSLGADSVQQILNSPSGRRELAELVKKVEFLSEDISQGMDFLFLYFNENDIIGQYLPHNQISFTELATFLNLAQSDLPDLRKWLTYKEIYGQLENLGVQDFLDALRDRKPNPIECVQNRLRDINYQPRQVFGSLFNPEISSEAELTTIEQALSWLIGLQKYSLSADLVQHIINFPSKRRELTDLVKKLELIHHKIRQGLDFILSHFDESDITDSYLPRNQISFVELESFLNLAQSELPYFQEWLTYKETYHKLENFGNDKFLDTLRDNQIEPKQWFPVLEKRIYQICLDAILARKPELKNFNFEVHERQIKEFSQLDYNQLDAARERLKQLHMQRWQNWEKTSVALAEISNLKREANKKSRHLPIRKLLNDTQKGIPNLVKALKPCWMMSPLSVTQYINPYVVHFDVLIFDEASQLRTEDVVPAIIRSNQVIVIGDNKQLPPTSFFATKDNEEEDIDNQDDASYESVLNECSKFMLGRTLKWHYRSQDERLIAFSNRHFYDSQLVTFPNPVQNPDLGVWFKHVPDGVYDRGERRDNRREAQVVAQLALEHFQRFPEQSLGIIAFSEAQADAIREQIEILGKDYPNLETFCSDNSPQFFLKALENVQGDERDAIILSVGYARDSQGKLSLNFGPLNKQGGERRLNVAVTRAKSKITLVSSIVAGDIDLTRATSKGVKLLRDYLEYAASGGERLQGNSYTDALKFDSPFEEDVYHALVEQGYIIRTQVGCSGYRIDLGVVNNNRPGEFLLGIECDGASYHSSPTARDRDRLRQQVLERLGWKIHRIWSTDWFRNKPVQVRLLIERIKQLQQMNS